Proteins encoded by one window of Salmonirosea aquatica:
- a CDS encoding tetratricopeptide repeat protein, producing the protein MSTNGDNEFFCDGITEEIINALTKIDGLRVTSRTSSFHFKGKNIPIPEIGEKLRVSTLLEGSVRVAGNSMRITAQLIDASKDFHFWSEAWDRELDNIFEVQDEISLLIAERLREHFGHFEIQEHLVQPNTKSVDAYKLFLKGRQTFNKWNPEDVKQSMAFYQQALIIEPNHAEALVGLAGAYSFLSTIAIIPYEEGWGKCAELTQKALCINDKLPDAYYQLANLAFYTKCRYREAFEHATKAVSLNPNHAESKRLLAFLYILAGMNSEARKHFNDTLSIDPLSQETQFYSAYIEYMSENYTASMKQMDASLEVNPMNMPAHSVKVFCLLKLGRYDEAINYFNALPSEIVVTSEIIGSKALGYALKHDTTNAEKFAELLIDLANNEDGFTADSYRFLLAGSTARNDDAFAWVEGAMKLGSPLLLLRYSDPLVNPIKNDPRYIQFHHKLFPEDLFGVKNKAGKKKALFNEAELADYKARLLQLIETEKSYLNPKLSLRLLADQLGIHANQLSWLLNDSFGKNFNEFINYYRVEEFKQLAKLPENAKLTIMAIAYDCGFNSKTVFNTYFKKKTGLTPREFLKN; encoded by the coding sequence ATGAGTACCAACGGCGATAACGAATTCTTTTGCGACGGGATTACCGAAGAAATCATCAATGCGCTGACCAAGATTGATGGTCTTAGAGTTACTTCCAGAACTTCTTCCTTTCATTTCAAAGGGAAGAACATTCCAATCCCTGAAATTGGGGAGAAGCTTAGAGTTTCCACGTTGCTTGAAGGAAGTGTTAGGGTGGCTGGAAACTCCATGCGAATTACCGCACAGCTAATCGATGCATCAAAAGACTTTCATTTCTGGTCCGAAGCCTGGGACAGAGAACTGGACAACATTTTTGAGGTTCAGGATGAGATCAGTTTGCTGATTGCTGAGCGGTTGCGCGAGCATTTCGGGCACTTCGAAATTCAGGAACACCTTGTGCAGCCAAACACCAAAAGTGTAGACGCCTACAAACTTTTCCTCAAAGGGCGGCAGACTTTCAATAAGTGGAATCCTGAAGATGTAAAACAATCGATGGCCTTCTACCAACAAGCCTTGATTATTGAGCCGAACCATGCCGAGGCGCTGGTTGGGTTGGCCGGTGCATATAGTTTTCTGTCCACCATTGCGATCATTCCTTATGAGGAAGGTTGGGGCAAATGCGCGGAGCTGACGCAGAAGGCTTTGTGCATTAACGATAAACTACCCGACGCCTATTATCAACTCGCCAACTTGGCATTCTATACTAAGTGTAGGTATCGCGAAGCGTTTGAGCATGCCACCAAAGCGGTTAGTTTGAACCCAAACCATGCGGAATCGAAGCGGTTATTGGCGTTTCTCTATATCCTGGCAGGAATGAATTCTGAAGCCCGAAAACACTTCAATGATACATTGAGTATTGACCCGCTTTCACAGGAAACACAGTTCTACAGTGCTTACATCGAGTACATGTCAGAGAATTATACCGCATCTATGAAGCAGATGGATGCATCTTTGGAGGTGAATCCGATGAACATGCCTGCCCATTCCGTGAAGGTCTTTTGTTTGCTCAAATTAGGGCGATATGATGAAGCCATCAATTATTTTAATGCGCTGCCTTCTGAGATCGTGGTGACTAGTGAAATAATAGGTTCAAAAGCCTTGGGCTATGCGTTGAAGCATGATACGACGAATGCAGAGAAATTTGCTGAATTATTGATTGACCTAGCAAACAATGAGGATGGTTTTACCGCAGATTCGTATCGGTTTTTGCTGGCAGGCTCAACGGCTAGGAATGATGATGCATTTGCCTGGGTAGAGGGTGCAATGAAATTAGGTTCACCGCTTTTGTTGTTGCGGTATTCCGATCCATTGGTCAACCCGATAAAAAACGATCCACGCTATATCCAGTTTCATCACAAGCTCTTTCCTGAAGATCTTTTTGGCGTTAAGAACAAAGCAGGCAAAAAGAAAGCCCTGTTTAATGAAGCAGAGTTGGCAGATTACAAAGCCAGGTTGCTGCAACTCATAGAGACCGAGAAATCGTATCTCAACCCAAAACTTTCGTTGCGTCTGTTAGCGGATCAATTGGGCATTCACGCCAATCAACTTTCTTGGTTGTTGAATGACAGTTTCGGAAAGAACTTCAACGAGTTTATCAATTATTACCGCGTGGAGGAATTCAAGCAATTGGCCAAACTACCAGAGAATGCCAAACTCACTATCATGGCCATTGCGTACGACTGCGGTTTCAACTCGAAAACCGTCTTCAATACCTATTTCAAGAAAAAGACAGGGCTTACGCCCAGGGAGTTTCTAAAAAACTGA
- a CDS encoding RidA family protein, producing the protein MQKSIINPWQWQDQLGYAQAIEIPQSTHTLYCAGQAAMDATGQPVETDMSGQINLSFDNLETVLQQANYSLANVVRLNFYTTSIEQFFAAYGQVMGRLRAVGCAPASTLTEVKALAFPQLLVEIEATAVK; encoded by the coding sequence ATGCAAAAGTCAATCATCAATCCCTGGCAGTGGCAAGACCAGCTGGGGTACGCTCAGGCCATCGAAATTCCTCAGTCAACCCACACCTTGTACTGTGCGGGTCAAGCCGCTATGGACGCTACCGGTCAACCCGTTGAAACCGACATGAGCGGTCAAATCAACCTCAGTTTTGACAATCTGGAAACTGTATTGCAGCAAGCGAATTACTCGCTGGCCAACGTCGTCCGTCTTAATTTCTACACGACATCCATTGAGCAGTTTTTTGCCGCTTACGGTCAGGTCATGGGCCGGCTGAGAGCCGTGGGCTGCGCACCAGCCAGTACGCTCACGGAGGTCAAAGCCCTGGCGTTTCCGCAGCTTTTGGTCGAGATTGAAGCCACAGCGGTCAAATAA
- a CDS encoding hemerythrin domain-containing protein, with protein MSEQRYNVFNQIHKGLRGMLYDTALCIQQTDFTQSEARATVDQLEQVLHFFDEHAENEDQFILPHIRPHNAPLIDELEKDHDIDHQLTQTLLDQIRDWRATDAAAPRETIGQRLGYAFNEFIAFNLYHMNKEENVLMYLLWTHYTDAKIRQMEARILQSIPLPTLLAESRWMMRSINDKEVIEWLSGVKKEAPAPVFDTFLGIANDELPLERLARVQAALETE; from the coding sequence ATGTCAGAACAACGCTATAACGTGTTTAACCAAATTCACAAAGGCCTGCGGGGTATGTTGTACGATACGGCCCTCTGTATCCAACAAACCGACTTCACCCAATCCGAAGCTAGGGCAACCGTCGATCAACTAGAGCAGGTCCTGCACTTCTTCGACGAACACGCGGAGAATGAAGATCAGTTTATTCTGCCTCACATCCGTCCACACAACGCCCCGTTGATCGATGAACTTGAGAAAGACCATGACATCGATCATCAGCTGACGCAGACCTTATTGGACCAAATCAGGGACTGGCGGGCAACGGATGCAGCCGCCCCGCGCGAAACCATCGGACAGCGCCTTGGGTACGCTTTCAACGAGTTCATTGCCTTTAATCTTTACCATATGAACAAAGAAGAAAACGTGCTGATGTACCTGCTATGGACGCACTATACCGATGCAAAGATCCGTCAGATGGAAGCCCGGATTCTTCAGTCCATTCCGTTGCCTACCTTACTGGCTGAAAGCCGATGGATGATGCGCTCAATAAACGATAAAGAGGTGATTGAATGGCTCTCAGGTGTTAAAAAAGAAGCGCCCGCCCCCGTCTTTGACACATTTCTGGGGATTGCCAATGATGAGCTACCGCTCGAGCGGCTGGCGAGGGTGCAGGCTGCGCTGGAAACAGAGTAA
- a CDS encoding DUF6597 domain-containing transcriptional factor, translated as MSTTYQEFSPSPALQSFVECYWLHDFKTQGQQESAVQRCMPFGALELILHLDDNHAYALFDDNWQKLPQAFFVGLYRDTVRWKAVGTGRKFGIRLKPESLLQLFNVPVGSLFNQFTDLETFLGKETNGLIEHVHGVPDIQAVIVAAESFLLARFKNLNTERHYLYEATRLIRQAKGNVSIEALSEHLFVSKRQLERSFKDNYGTTPKLYQRIIRFRNAYESFQQTTDAPNWLDVSYNFGYSDQAHFIRDFKEFSNNVPTLVYHDSEQFFRRPNKQPLRLQA; from the coding sequence ATGAGCACGACCTACCAGGAGTTTAGTCCATCACCCGCCCTCCAATCCTTCGTGGAATGTTACTGGCTGCATGATTTTAAAACGCAGGGACAGCAGGAATCGGCTGTTCAGCGCTGCATGCCCTTCGGGGCACTGGAACTGATTCTCCACCTGGACGATAACCACGCCTACGCCCTGTTTGACGACAATTGGCAGAAATTGCCTCAGGCGTTTTTCGTGGGTCTTTATCGGGACACTGTGCGTTGGAAAGCGGTAGGTACCGGCCGCAAGTTCGGTATTCGGCTTAAGCCCGAAAGCCTGCTCCAGTTATTCAACGTGCCGGTAGGGTCGCTGTTCAATCAATTCACCGATCTGGAAACGTTTTTAGGAAAGGAAACCAACGGCCTAATTGAGCATGTGCATGGCGTCCCGGATATTCAAGCGGTTATTGTTGCCGCCGAATCGTTTCTGCTGGCTCGGTTCAAGAACCTGAATACGGAGCGTCATTATCTGTACGAGGCTACTCGCCTGATTCGGCAGGCGAAAGGAAATGTATCAATTGAAGCACTGAGCGAGCACCTATTTGTGAGCAAACGGCAACTGGAGCGTAGTTTTAAAGATAACTACGGCACGACGCCCAAGCTGTACCAGCGTATAATTCGTTTCCGAAATGCCTATGAGTCGTTTCAGCAAACGACCGACGCACCCAACTGGCTGGATGTGTCGTATAACTTCGGCTACTCGGATCAGGCGCACTTTATCCGGGACTTCAAGGAGTTTTCGAATAACGTACCGACGCTGGTGTACCACGATTCGGAGCAGTTTTTCCGTCGACCGAATAAGCAACCACTTCGACTTCAAGCCTAG